One region of Candidatus Baltobacteraceae bacterium genomic DNA includes:
- a CDS encoding DNA-3-methyladenine glycosylase I, with product MSVPTIPETLAPARLGDYLEVMTRAVFQTGLSWRAIAAHWEAYQREFAGFDVSAVAAFGEDDIERLMHADGVLHSSRKIRATIDNARTMLELDRLHAGFAAYLRSLPNYSTAVGEIRKRFKFMGPMNVWYFLFRLRHAVPRFETWVQTIPGDHPRMKEMVELARANGVSPELSR from the coding sequence GTGAGCGTGCCGACGATCCCCGAAACCCTCGCACCCGCGCGCCTCGGCGATTATCTCGAAGTGATGACGCGAGCCGTCTTTCAAACGGGTCTGAGTTGGCGCGCGATCGCCGCACACTGGGAAGCCTACCAACGGGAGTTTGCCGGATTCGACGTCTCCGCCGTTGCGGCGTTCGGCGAGGACGACATCGAACGGTTGATGCACGCCGACGGCGTCCTCCACAGTTCGCGCAAAATTCGCGCGACGATCGACAACGCGCGGACGATGCTCGAACTCGATCGGCTGCACGCGGGTTTTGCGGCCTACCTGCGTTCGCTGCCGAACTACAGTACGGCGGTTGGAGAGATTCGTAAGCGGTTCAAGTTCATGGGGCCCATGAACGTCTGGTACTTCCTCTTCCGCCTGCGACATGCGGTACCGCGATTCGAGACGTGGGTTCAAACGATTCCCGGCGACCATCCCCGTATGAAAGAGATGGTCGAACTCGCGCGCGCGAACGGCGTCTCCCCGGAACTCTCACGGTGA
- a CDS encoding TonB-dependent receptor gives MLRRFLAGILTAAIFAAVAPLGALAQSDTGEIDIAVTDVATKAPVVLARVLLDGPVVASEFTGDNGKVRFTNVPNGIYRARVAARGYQVVTSSNFEVIDGRVVGVDVALALSTQLKVIGSVEAHSSATISTSTIDAASAQRKLSDTLAQALGKLSGVTVDTSSGDSDATQTISLEGQDPTQTALSLDGIPLNAPGTAGDLKAIGSDLFSGSSVRFGPQAGGLAGGVNFQTLEPTITWQSAFTLSAGSNGKNNYSAAESGSFGKLGVAAMHTYRATPSLLDGMFYRDASGLAYDHQGDQNSTGNLLKLRYQLNDAQTLTGMVLSSSNGSESVCTQFTGLLPCGSGPNNFHDSRYDLYSLTDNALLGETQIQAAFFGTASRTTNDLLNRFVDGVAAPTGTTSDRRSSGFSVNATLPARDRHTISINAYSTNTTTHFTPLVPQARPFLGADQRASYGAITVSDSIRSNTKLRFNESIGLSHASNAAGSLLAGISTQWQPTAADTYSLSYNVGGTAAHAGRQGALTDPQSLTFDCNGDVAYGRAPGDPPGASSSISTRLSYSHKSRAGLISTSLYRQVQNDVVLPTEVNGSALVGYGIFPPTYFAAAGGIFNSPAGCGATPQRAFGPQNVYFSTPIGGVRRVYEGAQISGFFTLGNLVVEPFYNIQVAKALSSDPRFTNPYAITIPGAQVPNVPLHRAGITLDYKAPHSALEYLADANYTGSNNGQNLPAYTTVDAGVSANLTHGSLTFAASNIFNAYGGIFAGGKDAVPYTTANGISIPTVARPNAPRQYAVTYTVKFGSGVTQTNARAVSAVGDRGPGGGRRGGGFRDLAKPLPTAPPSDPFAVGGAQCSAQARAQATPILDGLKASVAAIEAAKTPAGYPDTFALPAIPGVSVTYRGMKTTYALAIALRDRGALRGLFACSQFHVAQADVAAQRGLYVTPSTGGGPFSVPTVNFMPEVGLYFVRAAPQAGAESYRVYALPTAAPATPFALRTATTCSAAMKQRSALLLGELQRHFAANAATPDWTIAAHSAPSGTWYSLDAADVSALPGIINCARVAAATKENLAKIGWDGSAPPSLNYAKALGLYFVSPQRRTPPGSPSASP, from the coding sequence ATGTTGCGACGTTTTCTGGCGGGGATTCTTACCGCCGCGATCTTTGCCGCCGTCGCGCCGCTGGGCGCGCTCGCGCAATCGGATACCGGCGAGATCGATATCGCCGTTACGGACGTCGCGACCAAGGCGCCGGTCGTATTGGCGCGCGTGCTGCTCGACGGACCGGTGGTTGCGAGCGAATTTACCGGGGACAACGGCAAAGTACGCTTCACCAACGTTCCCAACGGCATTTACCGCGCGCGCGTCGCCGCCCGCGGCTACCAGGTCGTTACCTCGAGCAATTTTGAAGTGATCGACGGGCGGGTCGTGGGCGTCGACGTCGCACTCGCTCTTTCGACGCAGCTCAAGGTTATCGGATCGGTCGAGGCGCATTCGAGTGCGACGATTTCGACGAGCACGATCGACGCCGCGAGCGCACAGCGCAAGCTCTCCGACACGCTCGCCCAAGCGCTCGGCAAGCTCTCCGGCGTGACCGTCGACACTTCGAGCGGCGATTCCGACGCAACGCAAACCATCTCGCTCGAAGGTCAAGATCCCACCCAAACGGCGCTATCGCTCGATGGAATCCCACTCAACGCGCCGGGTACCGCGGGCGATCTCAAGGCGATCGGTTCGGATCTCTTCAGCGGATCCTCGGTTCGCTTTGGACCGCAAGCCGGCGGGCTGGCCGGCGGGGTGAACTTTCAGACGCTCGAACCGACGATCACGTGGCAGAGCGCGTTTACTTTGAGCGCCGGAAGCAACGGCAAAAACAACTACTCCGCCGCCGAGAGCGGATCGTTCGGCAAACTCGGCGTTGCCGCCATGCACACCTACCGCGCCACGCCAAGTCTGCTCGACGGGATGTTCTATCGCGATGCGAGCGGTCTCGCATACGACCACCAAGGCGATCAAAATTCGACCGGCAACCTGCTCAAACTGCGCTACCAGCTCAACGACGCGCAGACGCTGACCGGAATGGTTCTTTCGTCGAGTAACGGCTCGGAGTCGGTGTGCACGCAGTTCACGGGGCTCCTGCCGTGCGGCAGCGGACCGAACAATTTTCACGACAGCCGCTACGATCTCTACTCTCTCACGGATAACGCGCTGCTGGGCGAGACGCAGATCCAAGCCGCGTTCTTCGGTACGGCTTCGCGGACGACGAACGATTTGCTCAACCGCTTTGTGGACGGCGTCGCCGCCCCGACGGGCACGACGAGCGACCGGCGCTCGAGCGGCTTTTCCGTGAACGCAACGTTGCCGGCTCGGGACCGTCACACGATTTCGATCAACGCCTATTCAACCAACACGACCACGCACTTCACGCCGCTGGTTCCGCAGGCGCGGCCCTTTCTCGGCGCGGACCAACGTGCGAGCTACGGCGCGATCACCGTCAGCGATTCGATTCGTTCGAACACCAAATTGCGCTTCAACGAATCGATCGGCCTGAGCCATGCCAGCAACGCGGCCGGCTCGCTCCTGGCCGGAATTAGCACCCAATGGCAGCCGACCGCCGCCGATACCTACAGCCTTTCATACAACGTCGGGGGTACCGCGGCGCACGCGGGAAGGCAAGGTGCGCTGACCGATCCACAGAGCCTCACCTTCGATTGCAACGGCGACGTTGCGTACGGTCGCGCCCCCGGCGATCCGCCCGGCGCGAGTTCGTCGATCTCTACGCGCCTGAGCTATTCGCATAAGTCTCGCGCCGGCCTGATCAGCACGTCGCTCTACCGCCAGGTTCAAAACGACGTCGTGCTGCCGACCGAGGTCAATGGGAGCGCGCTCGTCGGGTACGGAATTTTTCCGCCCACCTATTTCGCAGCCGCGGGCGGCATCTTCAATTCGCCTGCAGGCTGCGGCGCGACGCCGCAACGCGCGTTCGGACCTCAAAACGTGTATTTTTCGACGCCTATCGGCGGCGTACGCCGCGTCTACGAGGGCGCGCAGATCAGCGGCTTCTTTACGCTCGGAAATCTGGTCGTCGAACCGTTCTATAACATTCAGGTCGCGAAGGCGCTCTCGAGCGATCCGCGCTTCACCAATCCGTACGCGATTACGATTCCGGGCGCGCAAGTGCCGAACGTTCCGCTGCATCGCGCCGGAATCACGCTCGACTATAAGGCCCCGCACTCGGCGCTCGAGTATTTGGCCGACGCGAACTATACGGGCAGCAATAACGGCCAAAATCTTCCGGCGTATACCACCGTCGATGCGGGCGTGAGCGCCAATCTCACGCACGGATCGCTCACCTTCGCGGCGAGCAATATCTTCAACGCGTACGGCGGCATCTTCGCCGGCGGTAAAGACGCCGTCCCCTACACGACGGCGAACGGGATCTCGATTCCAACGGTTGCGCGACCGAACGCGCCCCGTCAATATGCGGTGACGTACACCGTGAAGTTCGGCAGCGGCGTCACGCAAACGAACGCACGGGCGGTTAGCGCCGTCGGCGATCGCGGGCCGGGCGGCGGCCGCCGCGGCGGCGGGTTCCGCGACCTCGCAAAACCGCTTCCCACCGCACCGCCGAGCGATCCGTTCGCAGTCGGGGGAGCTCAATGCAGCGCGCAGGCTCGCGCGCAAGCGACGCCGATTCTCGACGGGTTAAAGGCCTCTGTCGCTGCTATCGAAGCGGCCAAAACGCCGGCCGGGTACCCCGACACGTTTGCACTCCCGGCAATACCGGGAGTCTCCGTAACGTATCGCGGTATGAAGACGACCTATGCACTCGCAATCGCCCTGCGCGATCGCGGAGCGCTGCGCGGGCTTTTCGCCTGTTCGCAGTTTCACGTCGCGCAGGCGGACGTTGCCGCTCAGCGCGGCCTGTACGTTACCCCGAGCACCGGCGGCGGTCCGTTCTCAGTTCCAACCGTGAATTTCATGCCGGAGGTCGGTCTCTATTTCGTTCGCGCGGCGCCGCAGGCGGGCGCCGAGAGTTATCGCGTCTACGCGCTGCCAACCGCCGCGCCGGCGACGCCGTTCGCCCTGCGCACGGCTACGACGTGCTCGGCGGCGATGAAGCAGCGTTCCGCGCTCTTGCTCGGCGAACTGCAGCGGCACTTCGCCGCGAACGCCGCAACGCCCGATTGGACGATCGCGGCCCACTCCGCACCATCGGGAACGTGGTATTCGTTGGATGCAGCCGACGTAAGCGCGCTTCCGGGAATCATCAATTGCGCGCGCGTTGCCGCCGCCACCAAAGAGAACCTTGCGAAGATCGGCTGGGACGGTTCGGCTCCGCCCTCGCTCAACTATGCCAAGGCGCTCGGGCTCTATTTCGTGTCGCCGCAGCGCCGTACCCCACCGGGATCGCCGTCAGCGTCACCGTGA
- a CDS encoding HAMP domain-containing sensor histidine kinase, with amino-acid sequence MRHSLASRLAALYALLLGITVVLVIIASSIALVIELAGFTRDIVFSKHEEARNLTVQYLAAGLTFRQLAPRLVDDLSGIGLQIAVYDSHGTFLAGDKTLHPKVLALVIAHKIELPPAPDAFSKLGQILEPIPVLKNRAGQDPLLPNGPATVGGSIYHDAAGRRIVVPSAGRSRSDPIPTERFSITAVDGGYVAFSPSTWLIFVNLLPYWRLIVTIAIVAVLLSWFIGRYFSRHALAPLTEVTQSLQALADGDYTQRRFVTARGDEIAVLTEAYNDAAASVAAAMGQRAQTEHRMRQFVADAGHELRTPLTVIAGYIDVLRRGAIEEPKVAKQILGTMALEKEHMRGLIDRLMRLARLDAETPPNKEPLALAELLQDQVNAAKRLDNGRAIDYALDGVSQLYADKSEMSEALWNLVENALKYAPGAPVHLRAFRDNGNTVLSVSDEGPGMTESERTHAFERFYRGDARGEIPGTGLGLAIAKRAVDRAGGTIGIASAPGQGTTVTIRL; translated from the coding sequence GTGAGGCACTCGCTCGCGTCGCGACTGGCAGCGCTCTACGCGTTGCTGCTCGGCATTACGGTCGTGCTGGTCATTATTGCCTCCTCCATCGCGCTGGTAATCGAACTGGCCGGTTTCACGCGCGACATCGTCTTTTCGAAACACGAAGAAGCACGCAATCTTACGGTGCAATACCTGGCCGCCGGTTTGACGTTTCGTCAACTCGCTCCCCGCCTGGTAGACGACCTCAGCGGTATCGGACTGCAGATCGCGGTCTACGATTCGCACGGCACGTTTCTGGCCGGCGACAAGACGCTGCATCCGAAGGTGCTGGCCCTGGTCATCGCCCACAAGATCGAGTTACCGCCGGCGCCCGATGCCTTCTCAAAACTCGGTCAAATTCTCGAGCCCATTCCGGTCTTGAAAAATCGAGCCGGCCAGGACCCGCTCTTGCCAAACGGCCCCGCCACGGTCGGCGGCAGTATCTATCACGACGCTGCCGGGCGACGCATCGTCGTTCCATCCGCGGGCCGATCGCGTTCCGACCCGATTCCAACCGAACGTTTTTCGATCACCGCCGTAGACGGCGGCTACGTCGCCTTCTCGCCGAGCACGTGGCTCATCTTCGTCAACCTCTTGCCGTACTGGCGACTCATCGTGACGATCGCGATCGTTGCCGTGCTGTTGTCGTGGTTTATCGGACGATATTTTTCGCGTCACGCGCTCGCGCCGCTCACCGAAGTCACGCAGTCTCTGCAGGCGCTCGCCGACGGGGACTACACGCAACGGCGCTTCGTTACGGCGCGCGGAGACGAGATCGCCGTCTTGACCGAAGCGTATAACGATGCGGCCGCGAGCGTCGCGGCGGCGATGGGGCAGCGCGCGCAGACCGAACATCGAATGCGGCAGTTCGTTGCCGATGCAGGTCACGAACTGCGTACGCCGTTGACGGTGATCGCGGGGTACATCGACGTGCTCCGCCGCGGTGCGATCGAAGAGCCGAAGGTCGCGAAGCAAATTCTCGGCACGATGGCGCTCGAAAAAGAACACATGCGCGGACTCATCGATCGACTGATGCGTCTCGCCCGACTCGATGCGGAGACGCCGCCGAATAAGGAACCGCTAGCGTTGGCCGAACTCTTGCAGGATCAAGTCAACGCCGCCAAACGATTGGATAACGGGCGGGCGATCGACTACGCGCTCGACGGCGTTTCGCAACTTTACGCCGACAAGAGCGAGATGAGCGAAGCGCTCTGGAATCTCGTCGAGAACGCGCTCAAATACGCACCGGGCGCGCCCGTGCATCTACGGGCGTTTCGAGACAACGGCAATACGGTCTTGAGCGTCTCCGACGAGGGCCCCGGAATGACCGAGTCGGAACGCACGCACGCGTTCGAGCGTTTCTACCGGGGAGACGCGCGCGGCGAGATCCCCGGAACGGGACTGGGGCTGGCGATTGCAAAGCGCGCGGTCGATCGGGCCGGCGGCACGATCGGCATAGCGAGCGCTCCGGGGCAGGGTACGACGGTAACGATCCGTTTGTAG
- a CDS encoding response regulator transcription factor: MQPARVAVIDDDRFIREMLELGLNREGFIVKTAADGQGAIVLVKEWEPEIIVLDIMMPKIDGITLLPLLREITQAPIVMLTAKGETADKVSSLGSGADDYLVKPFVFEELIARLQANLRRPQLIEENVLRWREVSINPETREAWHERAPLDLTQREFDLLAVFMREPRRVFSKDHLLEIVWGHDFEGGPNIVETYISYLRAKIDRPDSPSFVRTVRGVGYGLAQ; this comes from the coding sequence ATGCAACCAGCGCGCGTAGCAGTAATCGACGACGATCGCTTCATCCGAGAGATGCTCGAGCTCGGGCTCAATCGGGAGGGGTTTATCGTGAAGACCGCCGCCGATGGTCAGGGAGCGATCGTACTCGTCAAGGAGTGGGAGCCCGAGATCATCGTGCTCGATATTATGATGCCGAAAATCGACGGTATAACGCTGCTTCCGCTGCTTCGCGAGATCACCCAGGCGCCCATCGTCATGCTGACGGCAAAGGGCGAAACCGCCGATAAGGTCTCGAGCCTCGGGTCTGGTGCCGACGACTATTTGGTCAAACCGTTCGTATTCGAAGAATTGATCGCGCGGCTGCAGGCGAATCTGCGGCGCCCTCAGCTGATCGAAGAGAACGTGCTGCGCTGGCGTGAGGTCTCCATCAACCCCGAGACGCGTGAAGCGTGGCACGAACGTGCGCCGTTGGATCTCACGCAGCGCGAATTCGATCTGCTTGCGGTTTTCATGCGCGAGCCCCGGCGCGTCTTTAGCAAAGATCACCTGCTCGAAATCGTGTGGGGCCACGATTTCGAAGGCGGCCCGAATATCGTCGAAACGTACATCTCATATCTCCGCGCGAAGATCGATCGGCCGGACTCGCCGTCGTTCGTGCGAACCGTGCGCGGCGTGGGGTACGGCTTAGCGCAGTGA
- a CDS encoding HD-GYP domain-containing protein, which yields MDVRTLPGAASALSTDLGRLTKAAVEHLHDPSLVGDTALEGSIEVLLDRLCLSIQLSKAVGLVSWAEREGERLGRGRTTELVSAAAQAIANGANGFRIDHGRLLAFLEVLKSEIDNALATLDGSPVVAPKTYAESTEALLAVLGERDSATCCHSKATGEWARRLATSMGLPEDATAFIELCGVLHDIGKISTPDEILFKRTTLSEPEWDVMREHAAAGQRVLDRIPSLRKCSMVVRAHHERWDGAGYPDRLAAKAIPFEARIVAVADAFHAMISDRPYRKAMSPRLALETLRAGAGSQWDPEIVDVMLGLFTTVRKPRRLADRVSSA from the coding sequence ATGGACGTCCGTACCCTTCCCGGCGCTGCGTCCGCCCTTTCGACCGATCTGGGGCGTTTGACGAAGGCCGCTGTCGAGCATCTCCACGATCCTTCACTCGTCGGTGATACCGCCTTAGAGGGGTCGATCGAGGTATTACTCGACCGGCTATGCCTCTCGATTCAGCTTTCGAAGGCCGTCGGTCTGGTGAGCTGGGCCGAGCGCGAGGGAGAGCGGCTCGGCCGGGGCCGTACGACCGAACTCGTTTCCGCCGCCGCCCAAGCAATCGCGAACGGTGCCAATGGCTTCCGAATCGATCACGGCCGTCTACTGGCTTTTCTGGAAGTGCTCAAATCGGAGATCGACAACGCCCTGGCGACCCTCGACGGGTCACCGGTCGTCGCGCCGAAAACCTACGCCGAGAGCACCGAAGCGCTGCTGGCCGTTCTCGGCGAACGCGATTCGGCAACGTGTTGCCACTCCAAGGCGACGGGCGAATGGGCCCGCCGGCTCGCGACCTCGATGGGGTTGCCGGAGGATGCGACCGCCTTTATCGAGCTCTGCGGCGTGTTGCACGATATCGGCAAGATTTCCACGCCCGACGAGATTCTCTTTAAGCGAACCACGCTGAGCGAGCCCGAATGGGATGTGATGCGCGAGCACGCCGCCGCGGGCCAGCGCGTGCTCGACCGTATCCCGTCGCTGCGCAAATGTTCGATGGTCGTTCGCGCTCATCACGAGCGCTGGGACGGCGCCGGATATCCAGACCGCCTCGCGGCCAAGGCGATTCCGTTCGAGGCGCGCATCGTTGCCGTTGCCGACGCCTTTCATGCGATGATTAGCGACCGCCCATATCGCAAAGCAATGTCGCCGAGATTGGCGCTCGAGACGCTACGGGCCGGAGCGGGCTCACAATGGGATCCGGAGATCGTCGATGTGATGCTCGGCTTATTCACGACCGTTCGCAAGCCACGGCGCTTGGCGGACCGGGTTTCCTCCGCGTAA